From the Sphingobium sp. MI1205 genome, one window contains:
- a CDS encoding XdhC family protein: MAEAADDLDVVIDAAALWLAAGRHVALATVIETWGSAPRRAGSHLVIRDDGIFEGSVSGGCVEGDVIVQALELIAAGGGFRRLDYGVADAQAWEVGLACGGRISILLQTVDGAHFPPALIERIVDARAQGLPLGLATDLTSGATRENAAPLKEWFFNLYPPRRRLAIVGAVHIAQLLVPMARLAGYETTVIDPRGMFAAAARFDQPVDENWPDEALDRWRPDGGSAVVSLTHDPKLDDPALARALNSPAFYIGALGSRKTHAARLERLGAAGFTDKELARIHGPAGLPIGAAGPAEIAVSILAEMTTVLRSSK, translated from the coding sequence ATGGCTGAGGCAGCGGATGACCTGGATGTCGTGATAGATGCCGCGGCGCTATGGCTTGCGGCGGGCCGTCATGTCGCGCTTGCCACAGTGATCGAGACCTGGGGGTCGGCGCCTCGGCGGGCGGGATCCCATCTGGTGATCCGCGACGACGGAATTTTCGAAGGCTCCGTCAGCGGCGGTTGTGTCGAAGGCGACGTCATCGTTCAGGCTCTCGAATTGATTGCGGCAGGGGGCGGCTTTCGTCGCCTGGATTATGGCGTGGCTGACGCGCAGGCCTGGGAGGTGGGACTTGCTTGCGGCGGCCGAATCTCCATCCTGTTACAGACCGTCGATGGGGCACATTTTCCGCCTGCGCTGATCGAGCGTATCGTTGATGCACGGGCGCAGGGTTTGCCGCTGGGTCTGGCGACGGATCTGACAAGCGGTGCGACCCGCGAGAATGCGGCCCCTCTGAAGGAATGGTTCTTCAATCTCTATCCTCCGCGCCGTCGTCTCGCGATCGTGGGGGCGGTTCATATCGCCCAGCTGCTCGTCCCGATGGCGCGCCTTGCGGGCTATGAGACAACCGTTATCGATCCGCGCGGCATGTTCGCGGCGGCTGCCCGATTTGATCAACCTGTAGACGAGAATTGGCCCGACGAAGCGCTTGATCGTTGGCGCCCGGACGGCGGCTCCGCGGTAGTCAGTTTGACGCATGATCCAAAGCTTGATGATCCGGCGCTGGCGCGCGCTCTGAACTCGCCGGCCTTCTATATCGGCGCATTGGGATCACGAAAAACACATGCTGCCCGGCTCGAGCGGCTCGGCGCCGCCGGCTTCACGGATAAGGAGCTCGCCCGCATCCATGGGCCGGCAGGGCT
- a CDS encoding TetR/AcrR family transcriptional regulator produces the protein MKEGNEVTTPRKKTQTDTPRLPRAERERLIVEGAVQFFAEVGFGGDTRELAKRLNITHPLLFRYFASKNALIERVYQEVFIGRWNPYWEIVISNRNVPLRERLVNVYQALAQTVLNYDWVRLFMFAGLKGSDINGRWYSFMQEHLVRPVCAEFRHDLGLPTIEEMPLTQNESELVLGVNSRIFYLGVRKFIYGVDTPENVDAWVEMEIILFLDGVVNIYPGLVAPPQRRVRKPRLARATKKRPSPLDVASIG, from the coding sequence ATGAAAGAAGGGAATGAGGTGACGACCCCGCGTAAGAAAACGCAGACCGACACTCCGCGGTTGCCGCGCGCCGAACGCGAGCGGCTTATCGTGGAAGGCGCCGTGCAATTCTTCGCGGAAGTAGGGTTTGGTGGTGACACACGCGAGCTAGCGAAGCGGCTGAACATCACGCACCCTTTGTTATTTCGCTATTTTGCCAGCAAGAACGCACTGATTGAACGCGTGTATCAGGAAGTATTCATCGGCCGGTGGAATCCATACTGGGAAATTGTAATCAGCAACCGCAATGTTCCGTTGCGAGAGCGGCTGGTAAATGTATACCAGGCGCTCGCCCAGACAGTGCTTAATTATGACTGGGTCCGCCTATTCATGTTCGCAGGTCTTAAGGGATCCGACATAAACGGTCGCTGGTATTCTTTCATGCAAGAACATCTCGTCAGGCCGGTTTGCGCCGAATTTCGTCACGATCTTGGCCTGCCTACGATTGAAGAGATGCCTCTCACACAGAACGAATCCGAACTCGTGCTTGGCGTCAATTCGCGCATCTTTTATCTCGGCGTCCGGAAATTCATATATGGGGTCGACACGCCTGAAAACGTCGATGCCTGGGTAGAGATGGAAATTATTCTGTTTCTGGATGGGGTCGTCAACATTTATCCCGGGCTGGTGGCTCCTCCCCAGCGCCGCGTCCGCAAGCCACGACTGGCCAGGGCCACCAAAAAAAGGCCTTCTCCCCTTGATGTAGCGTCGATAGGCTGA
- a CDS encoding alpha-ketoacid dehydrogenase subunit beta — protein MAKRRLIHAVNEALHEEMERDDRVILYGEDVRIGLFGDTRGLFDKFGGKRVINTPISEVVMTGMAVGMAAAGYRPICHMMYGNFLYTGFDSIANQAAKLRYMTAGQLKLPLVYLASTGAGRSSGAQHSDAPYPGVMNLGGIKVVIPSTPADAKGLMKASIREDNPVLFLLPTRRGGEQGEVPDGDHVVPLGKGSVKREGRDVTVVAIGVMVRHAMRAAATLSEEGIEVEVVDPMTLFPLDKELILASVRKTGRLVILDEARATCSAASEIAAIVAEQGFASLRGPVRRVTVQDVAIPFAPHLENAVIPDEAMVEAAIRAAVRDGDVA, from the coding sequence ATGGCTAAGCGGCGCCTCATCCATGCTGTCAACGAAGCGCTTCATGAAGAAATGGAGCGCGACGATCGTGTGATCCTCTATGGCGAGGATGTCAGGATCGGCTTGTTCGGCGATACACGCGGCCTCTTCGACAAGTTCGGGGGCAAGCGGGTGATCAACACGCCAATCTCCGAGGTTGTCATGACCGGTATGGCGGTTGGGATGGCAGCGGCCGGCTATCGCCCGATCTGCCACATGATGTATGGCAACTTCCTTTATACCGGCTTTGACTCCATCGCGAACCAGGCCGCCAAGCTTCGCTATATGACGGCGGGCCAGCTCAAGCTGCCGCTCGTTTACCTGGCATCTACAGGTGCCGGCCGCTCATCTGGCGCCCAGCATTCCGATGCACCCTATCCAGGCGTTATGAACCTTGGCGGCATCAAGGTCGTGATCCCCAGCACGCCAGCCGACGCCAAGGGTTTGATGAAGGCCAGCATCCGTGAGGATAATCCGGTCCTCTTCCTGCTGCCCACCCGCCGCGGCGGCGAGCAAGGAGAAGTGCCCGATGGCGATCATGTCGTGCCGCTCGGCAAGGGATCGGTGAAGCGCGAGGGTCGCGATGTCACGGTGGTCGCGATCGGTGTGATGGTGCGTCATGCAATGCGCGCAGCGGCGACATTGTCCGAAGAGGGGATCGAGGTCGAAGTTGTCGATCCGATGACGCTCTTCCCGCTCGATAAGGAGCTGATCCTGGCCTCGGTTCGCAAGACCGGGCGCCTAGTAATCCTCGATGAGGCGCGTGCTACATGCAGCGCCGCAAGTGAAATTGCCGCTATCGTCGCCGAACAGGGTTTTGCTTCGTTGCGTGGTCCCGTGCGCCGGGTCACCGTGCAGGATGTGGCGATCCCGTTCGCGCCCCATCTCGAAAATGCGGTGATCCCTGATGAGGCTATGGTTGAGGCTGCGATCCGCGCGGCTGTACGCGATGGAGACGTTGCATGA
- a CDS encoding TonB-dependent receptor: MIVRPESTTKRHGINLYASGVALLCFCSPAFAQSEAPAEQPAAQSAAAEAPQSESLGAGEIIVTASKRAESINKVGLTIAAVSGDQLVKQGISSVQDLTKAVPGLTYARSAFGTPVFTLRGVGYFDTALAASPAVSVYVDQAPLSFSALPGIGVGLDMERVEVLKGPQGILFGQNSTGGAINYIANKPTDTLTSGFSLGYGRFSTVEGEAFISGPVTDTLNIRLAGRSTYAGSWQKNYFSRPGDEFGKRREFAGRITLDWKPTDRLSFMASLSGWHDGSEPQIGQYIFLRPATAGQEQFLSPQLYNFETGTLVTPYAPRKARAADWSADAEPFRDDRMYNAALRTDYDVTDNLTLTSITSYSDYKRNSRAADDGTAVQDYDYVANDGYIRDFNQELRLSNDAASRMRVTVGANYQHSKVYELSKASYGDSIVSNFSQIDGTSTLLPVPFSRGSDFSRQTIENYAFFGNVDFDVTDTITVKGGLRYTNSKRHFVGCTFDNNFDPIHGDDAQRRLFDIIHTFARSLVGLGASTPLQPGDCTSAIDPLTDANGNPLIGVENGQRPDAFESILGDTNLNEDNLSWKVGVDFKPVAGSLFYANVTKGYKAGSFPTIGAATVSQYRPVVQESVITYEAGFKQELFDRSVLLTGAGFYYDYRNKQLRGFFDQPPFGTVFALDNVPKSTVKGGELAIVWRPVDGLNLSGAVTYVDAKIKKYSGLNSDGVFTDFAGDRVPFAPKWNASANADYTVPLGASLAVNLGASLTYNSSTQAAIGHDAVTKAVTYIKPFTTVDARIALQDADNAWQVQFWVKNLTNEYYWNNVAFLYDTAVRYAAMPRTYGVKTSFRF, encoded by the coding sequence ATGATTGTCAGACCAGAAAGCACAACGAAACGGCACGGCATTAACTTATACGCATCGGGCGTCGCGCTTCTTTGCTTCTGTTCGCCCGCATTCGCCCAGAGCGAGGCTCCGGCGGAGCAGCCTGCTGCCCAATCCGCAGCCGCCGAAGCGCCGCAGAGTGAAAGTCTGGGTGCCGGCGAGATCATCGTCACCGCCAGCAAGCGCGCTGAATCGATCAACAAGGTCGGCCTCACGATTGCGGCGGTCAGTGGCGATCAGCTCGTCAAGCAGGGTATCAGCAGCGTCCAGGATTTGACCAAGGCCGTCCCGGGTCTGACCTATGCGCGGTCGGCATTCGGCACCCCGGTGTTCACGCTGCGTGGCGTCGGCTATTTCGATACCGCTCTGGCGGCATCGCCTGCGGTTAGCGTTTATGTCGACCAGGCGCCTCTCAGCTTCTCCGCGCTGCCCGGCATCGGGGTCGGTTTGGACATGGAGCGTGTTGAGGTACTGAAAGGTCCGCAGGGCATTCTGTTCGGCCAGAATTCCACCGGCGGCGCGATCAACTACATCGCCAACAAGCCGACCGACACTCTGACGAGCGGGTTCAGCCTTGGCTATGGACGATTTAGCACGGTTGAAGGCGAAGCTTTCATCAGTGGACCTGTGACCGACACGCTCAATATACGGCTCGCTGGCCGCAGCACTTATGCGGGATCGTGGCAGAAAAATTACTTCTCTCGTCCAGGTGACGAGTTCGGGAAGCGGCGGGAATTCGCTGGCCGTATCACTCTAGACTGGAAGCCCACCGATAGACTCAGTTTCATGGCCAGCCTGAGTGGTTGGCATGACGGCAGCGAGCCGCAGATCGGGCAGTACATCTTCCTGCGTCCTGCCACGGCGGGGCAGGAGCAATTTTTGAGCCCTCAGCTTTATAATTTCGAAACGGGTACATTGGTGACGCCATATGCGCCGCGCAAGGCGCGCGCCGCCGATTGGTCCGCGGATGCTGAACCTTTCCGTGACGACAGAATGTATAATGCCGCGCTGCGTACCGACTATGACGTGACCGATAATCTGACCCTGACCTCGATCACTTCTTATTCGGACTATAAGCGTAATAGCCGGGCGGCGGATGACGGCACTGCGGTGCAAGACTATGATTATGTCGCCAACGACGGATATATTCGTGACTTCAACCAGGAATTGCGCCTGTCGAACGACGCCGCATCGCGCATGCGGGTCACCGTCGGTGCTAATTATCAGCACAGCAAAGTCTATGAGCTAAGCAAGGCTTCCTATGGAGATAGCATCGTCTCGAATTTCTCTCAGATAGACGGGACGAGCACTTTGCTGCCGGTGCCATTTTCCAGAGGATCGGATTTCAGCCGGCAGACGATCGAAAATTATGCGTTCTTTGGAAACGTCGATTTCGATGTGACAGACACCATCACGGTGAAGGGTGGCCTTCGCTATACGAACAGCAAGCGCCATTTCGTCGGCTGTACCTTTGATAATAATTTCGACCCGATACATGGCGACGACGCCCAGCGCAGGCTGTTCGACATTATCCACACGTTCGCCAGATCCCTGGTGGGCCTGGGAGCATCGACCCCCCTGCAGCCGGGTGACTGCACCAGTGCGATCGACCCGCTGACGGATGCCAACGGCAATCCACTTATCGGTGTAGAGAATGGGCAACGGCCGGATGCCTTTGAGAGCATCCTCGGCGATACCAACCTCAATGAGGATAATCTGTCCTGGAAGGTTGGCGTCGACTTCAAGCCGGTGGCTGGTTCGCTATTTTACGCGAACGTGACCAAGGGCTATAAGGCAGGCAGCTTCCCAACGATTGGGGCGGCGACTGTCAGTCAATATCGTCCGGTCGTTCAGGAATCGGTCATTACCTACGAAGCGGGTTTCAAGCAGGAGCTGTTCGACCGCTCGGTGCTGCTCACCGGTGCTGGCTTCTACTATGACTACCGCAACAAGCAGCTGAGGGGCTTCTTCGATCAGCCGCCTTTCGGCACCGTGTTCGCACTCGACAACGTGCCTAAGTCCACCGTCAAGGGCGGTGAGCTGGCCATCGTATGGCGGCCGGTCGATGGCCTCAACCTCAGTGGCGCGGTGACCTATGTCGACGCGAAGATCAAAAAATACTCCGGTCTGAATTCCGACGGGGTATTTACTGACTTTGCCGGCGACCGGGTGCCATTCGCTCCGAAATGGAATGCGAGTGCAAACGCCGACTATACCGTTCCGCTTGGCGCCAGCCTGGCAGTGAATTTGGGTGCCAGCCTGACCTATAACAGCAGCACGCAGGCTGCGATCGGTCATGATGCGGTGACGAAGGCGGTAACCTACATCAAGCCGTTTACCACCGTTGATGCTCGCATTGCACTTCAGGATGCGGACAATGCATGGCAGGTCCAGTTCTGGGTGAAGAATCTGACCAACGAATATTACTGGAACAACGTAGCGTTCCTGTACGATACGGCGGTTCGGTATGCGGCCATGCCACGCACCTACGGAGTAAAGACCAGCTTCCGTTTCTAA
- a CDS encoding AMP-binding protein encodes MRKDVSGWITRLNDAMIDNYTASGAWRNESIADIAARLVIEKPDMLAFIEGDRSLYLGNLVTKARKIAAVLATRGLVPGDVVSFQLPNWLETAVINLACCIGGFVCNPIIPIYREAEVGYILRDGRAKILFVPTSFRGFDYVNMARALQAGLPDLATIVTVRGEAEGCLGYEELLASNAPDVASGHPDPNAVKLLLYTSGTTSHPKGVLHSHNSLMAELLAARDYWGLGASDVVLMPSPVTHITGYLYALEMGFVTGCAAVLMERWDASEAVELIKRHGVTMSVGATPFLRELTDTVVSAGALLPTMRLFICGGAPVAPELVRRAAQAIPGCAISRAFGSSEAPTVTLGVRGVEELELGATTDGRIVNNEVRIIDEATGALLGEGAEGEILVRGPEVMLGYTDQALTDDAFDQDGFFRTGDLGRIEFGDFLAVSGRKKDVIVRGGENISPQEIEDALHRYPAITDVAVVAMPHERLGEGVCAYVIADAPVSVADIGSFLGEQGLARQKWPERVEMVDAFPRTASGKVQKNILRDRLVAQAQPTEASL; translated from the coding sequence GTGCGAAAGGACGTGAGCGGTTGGATCACCCGTCTGAACGACGCGATGATCGACAACTACACAGCTTCAGGCGCATGGCGGAATGAGTCGATCGCCGATATCGCTGCGCGTCTGGTGATCGAAAAGCCTGACATGCTCGCATTTATTGAGGGCGATCGCTCGCTTTATCTGGGTAATCTTGTTACCAAGGCAAGAAAGATTGCTGCGGTACTTGCCACGCGTGGCCTAGTTCCGGGCGATGTGGTAAGCTTCCAGCTTCCCAACTGGCTCGAAACCGCGGTAATCAACCTGGCTTGTTGTATCGGCGGCTTTGTCTGCAATCCCATCATCCCAATCTATCGCGAGGCGGAGGTCGGCTACATCCTGCGCGACGGCCGTGCTAAGATTCTGTTCGTGCCGACGAGCTTCCGTGGCTTCGATTATGTCAATATGGCGCGCGCGCTTCAGGCGGGCCTTCCCGATCTTGCCACCATCGTTACCGTCCGGGGTGAGGCGGAGGGCTGTCTTGGTTATGAGGAGCTTCTCGCTTCAAACGCGCCTGACGTGGCAAGCGGCCATCCCGATCCCAATGCCGTCAAGCTGCTGCTCTATACATCGGGCACGACAAGCCATCCCAAGGGCGTTCTGCACAGCCACAATAGCTTAATGGCCGAGCTCCTTGCCGCTCGGGACTATTGGGGCCTTGGTGCGAGCGATGTGGTGCTGATGCCCTCGCCGGTTACGCATATAACCGGCTATCTTTACGCGCTCGAAATGGGTTTCGTCACCGGCTGTGCCGCGGTGTTGATGGAGCGATGGGACGCCTCTGAGGCGGTCGAGCTGATCAAGCGGCACGGCGTAACGATGAGCGTTGGCGCAACTCCCTTCCTCAGGGAACTTACGGATACGGTCGTGTCGGCCGGGGCTCTGCTCCCCACGATGCGTTTGTTTATCTGCGGCGGGGCGCCGGTTGCGCCGGAACTTGTGCGCCGGGCGGCGCAGGCGATCCCGGGGTGCGCCATATCGCGCGCCTTCGGAAGCAGCGAGGCGCCAACGGTCACGCTGGGTGTCCGGGGCGTCGAAGAGCTTGAGCTTGGCGCGACCACGGACGGGCGCATCGTCAACAATGAAGTGCGGATCATCGACGAAGCGACGGGAGCGTTGCTGGGCGAGGGGGCGGAAGGAGAGATCCTTGTTCGCGGCCCGGAGGTGATGCTGGGCTATACCGATCAAGCGCTGACGGACGATGCGTTCGATCAGGACGGCTTCTTCCGCACGGGTGATCTCGGACGGATCGAATTTGGCGATTTCCTGGCGGTGAGCGGCCGTAAAAAGGATGTTATCGTGCGCGGGGGCGAGAATATCAGCCCTCAGGAAATCGAAGATGCGCTGCATCGCTATCCTGCAATCACCGACGTCGCAGTGGTGGCGATGCCGCATGAAAGGCTGGGTGAAGGGGTCTGCGCCTATGTGATTGCGGATGCGCCCGTTTCCGTCGCCGACATTGGCAGCTTCCTCGGGGAGCAAGGGCTAGCGCGACAGAAATGGCCGGAGCGCGTGGAGATGGTCGACGCGTTTCCGCGCACGGCTTCGGGCAAAGTCCAGAAGAATATCCTGCGTGATCGCCTGGTTGCGCAGGCTCAGCCCACGGAGGCGTCCTTATGA
- a CDS encoding IS6-like element IS6100 family transposase: protein MTDFKWRHFQGDVILWAVRWYCRYPISYRDLEEMLAERGISVDHTTIYRWVQCYAPEMEKRLRWFWRRGFDPSWRLDETYVKVRGKWTYLYRAVDKRGDTIDFYLSPTRSAKAAKRFLGKALRGLKHWEKPATLNTDKAPSYGAAITELKREGKLDRETAHRQVKYLNNVIEADHGKLKILIKPVRGFKSIPTAYATIKGFEVMRALRKGQARPWCLQPGIRGEVRLVERAFGIGPSALTEAMGMLNHHFAAAA, encoded by the coding sequence ATGACGGATTTCAAGTGGCGCCATTTCCAGGGTGATGTGATCCTGTGGGCGGTGCGCTGGTATTGTCGCTATCCGATCAGCTATCGCGACCTTGAGGAAATGCTGGCGGAACGCGGCATTTCGGTCGACCATACGACGATCTATCGCTGGGTCCAGTGCTACGCCCCGGAGATGGAGAAGCGGCTGCGCTGGTTCTGGCGGCGTGGCTTTGATCCGAGCTGGCGCCTGGATGAAACCTACGTCAAGGTGCGGGGCAAGTGGACCTACCTGTACCGGGCAGTCGACAAGCGGGGCGACACGATCGATTTCTACCTGTCGCCGACCCGCAGCGCCAAGGCAGCGAAGCGGTTCCTGGGCAAGGCCCTGCGAGGCCTGAAGCACTGGGAAAAGCCTGCCACGCTCAATACCGACAAAGCGCCGAGCTATGGTGCAGCGATCACCGAATTGAAGCGCGAAGGAAAGCTGGACCGGGAGACGGCCCACCGGCAGGTGAAGTATCTCAATAACGTGATCGAGGCCGATCACGGAAAGCTCAAGATACTGATCAAGCCGGTGCGCGGTTTCAAATCGATCCCCACGGCCTATGCCACGATCAAGGGATTCGAAGTCATGCGAGCCCTGCGCAAAGGACAGGCTCGCCCCTGGTGCCTGCAGCCCGGCATCAGGGGCGAGGTGCGCCTTGTGGAGAGAGCTTTTGGCATTGGGCCCTCGGCGCTGACGGAGGCCATGGGCATGCTCAACCACCATTTCGCAGCAGCCGCCTGA
- a CDS encoding thiamine pyrophosphate-dependent dehydrogenase E1 component subunit alpha produces MNGPDLQRSLQLFERMLLIRRMEERLGDLGKAGELPGNVHLYIGQEAVATGVCAHLDDSDWVASTHRGHGHFLAKGGDPRAMAAELMGKETGICHGKGGSMHVADVSKGILGANGIVGGGVGLAVGAALGAQLDGEGRVAVVFFGDGASSQGVISEALNIAALWKLPLLLVCENNGFSQFSPYETVNAGDIWRRAEPFGMPGALVDGNDVHAVWRVVGEAVARARSGEGATLIEARTYRWRTHVESEESFLAAPYRTQEEVESWKQRDPISRLEEFLVSEDLEKDVAAIRARVEGVTESAITDALNDPLPPVSRAFEDMFANG; encoded by the coding sequence ATGAATGGTCCGGACCTTCAACGGTCATTACAGCTTTTTGAGCGCATGCTGCTTATCCGCAGGATGGAGGAGCGGCTTGGTGACCTCGGGAAAGCCGGCGAACTTCCTGGCAATGTGCATCTTTATATTGGCCAGGAAGCGGTGGCCACCGGCGTCTGCGCACATCTTGACGACAGCGACTGGGTTGCCAGCACTCATCGCGGGCACGGTCACTTCCTGGCGAAGGGCGGAGATCCGCGCGCTATGGCGGCGGAGCTCATGGGCAAAGAGACCGGCATTTGCCACGGCAAGGGCGGCTCGATGCATGTTGCCGACGTCTCGAAGGGCATATTGGGCGCCAACGGCATTGTCGGCGGTGGCGTAGGGCTCGCGGTCGGTGCGGCACTCGGCGCGCAGCTTGACGGCGAGGGCCGGGTTGCCGTGGTGTTTTTCGGTGACGGTGCGTCCAGCCAGGGCGTCATTTCCGAGGCGCTGAACATCGCCGCCCTGTGGAAGCTTCCACTGTTGCTGGTCTGCGAGAATAACGGATTTTCTCAATTCTCCCCTTATGAGACGGTGAACGCTGGCGATATCTGGCGCCGCGCCGAACCGTTTGGCATGCCCGGCGCGCTGGTCGACGGCAATGACGTCCACGCCGTATGGCGGGTCGTTGGCGAGGCGGTTGCGCGGGCGCGCTCAGGCGAAGGGGCCACGCTCATCGAGGCTCGTACCTATCGCTGGCGGACTCATGTCGAATCCGAAGAAAGCTTCCTTGCAGCGCCTTATCGCACCCAGGAAGAAGTCGAGAGCTGGAAGCAGCGCGATCCGATTAGCCGGCTGGAAGAATTTCTCGTCTCCGAGGATCTGGAAAAGGACGTGGCCGCTATCCGGGCCAGGGTCGAGGGCGTTACCGAAAGCGCCATCACCGATGCTTTGAATGATCCTCTTCCCCCTGTCTCCCGTGCTTTTGAGGATATGTTCGCCAATGGCTAA
- a CDS encoding lipoyl domain-containing protein, with protein sequence MKMSLKLPMFGMNMEEGTIARWHVQLGADFALGDILYEVETEKVTSEVEAPCDGTLIEILVSEGDDAAVGAAVCRIETK encoded by the coding sequence ATGAAGATGTCGCTTAAGTTGCCGATGTTTGGCATGAACATGGAAGAAGGCACGATCGCTCGCTGGCACGTACAGCTGGGCGCAGACTTTGCTCTCGGTGACATCCTTTATGAGGTGGAAACCGAAAAGGTGACGTCCGAGGTGGAAGCCCCGTGCGATGGAACTCTCATTGAAATATTGGTTTCTGAAGGTGATGATGCTGCTGTTGGAGCGGCAGTCTGCCGAATAGAAACGAAATAA
- a CDS encoding alpha/beta hydrolase has protein sequence MVQRLDVEFQSEGDTVRGWLYTPDEGGRRPTVVLAGGWCYVREVTMPTYAQKFAENGFNALIIDYRNLGVSGGDNRQHLDPWAQIRDYQNAISFLERHPAVDPDKIGAWGISYSGGHVIILAAIDERVKTVISHVPVIDGYENMRRIHGVNGWRQLLKLIADDRALRYEKPGEQLYLPHATIDYVNDIPCWPVPEAEIVFNEIKKNDAPLYQNKSTVESVELLLNYNVNSFVGRVINTPVMMVVAEGDDITLWDLEIDTFNAIPCPRKELVVLPHTTHMTLYSDKARGMMAAEAGLRWLNETLR, from the coding sequence ATGGTGCAGAGGCTCGACGTAGAGTTCCAGTCCGAAGGTGATACTGTTCGGGGTTGGCTCTACACACCCGACGAAGGCGGGCGTCGGCCCACTGTCGTGCTCGCTGGCGGCTGGTGCTATGTGCGTGAGGTCACGATGCCGACCTATGCGCAGAAGTTCGCTGAAAATGGCTTTAACGCGCTCATCATCGACTATCGCAACCTCGGGGTCAGTGGCGGCGACAATCGCCAGCATCTGGATCCCTGGGCGCAGATCCGGGATTATCAGAACGCCATCAGCTTCCTCGAGCGCCACCCTGCGGTCGACCCCGACAAGATCGGGGCCTGGGGCATTTCCTATTCCGGCGGCCATGTCATCATCCTTGCAGCGATCGACGAGCGGGTGAAAACGGTCATCAGCCATGTTCCCGTTATCGACGGATATGAGAATATGCGTCGTATCCATGGCGTAAACGGCTGGCGCCAACTTCTGAAGCTGATCGCCGATGATCGCGCGCTACGTTATGAAAAGCCCGGTGAGCAACTCTATTTGCCGCACGCCACCATTGATTACGTCAATGACATTCCTTGCTGGCCGGTGCCGGAAGCGGAAATTGTCTTTAACGAGATCAAGAAAAATGACGCGCCGCTCTATCAGAACAAGAGCACTGTCGAATCGGTCGAATTGCTCCTAAATTACAATGTGAACAGCTTTGTTGGTCGCGTCATCAACACACCTGTCATGATGGTGGTTGCCGAAGGGGACGATATTACCCTATGGGATCTTGAAATCGATACGTTCAATGCCATTCCTTGCCCCCGCAAGGAACTTGTGGTGTTGCCGCACACGACCCACATGACGCTCTATTCCGACAAGGCGAGAGGCATGATGGCCGCCGAGGCGGGACTGAGGTGGCTCAACGAGACGCTCCGCTAA